CGTCTCTGTGTAAGGGGATTGGGATATCAGTATTGTTCGGGACTGCGAAGCAAACTCGCGTCGATACAAAACACCGAACGTGATTATGGTGCTCAGCATCAAAGCGATTGGCCCGAGGAACCATGCTAATGAGGCCAGCGCAAAATAGGTGGCGCGCAGGCCACGGTTAAAGCTGCGGGCGGCTGTGACGCAAATTTCGGCCGATTGGGCGGCGCGTGGGTACGCCTGCGGGTCTTCGGGATCGTTCGGGACCGAGGCCATCAACACAGCACAATAGCCAAACAAGCGATGCGCCCAGACATATTTCAGGAATGCGTTGGCCAGCAGAAGTACGACAACAAGTATCTTGATTTCCCACACCAAAGCGGGCGCGCTGCCTATCGCGAGGTCACTGGCCACCCCGGCAAGTCGCTCGGTATTACCCAGCAGGGCCAGCCCGCCGCCGATGGCAATCATAGTAGTGGATGCAAAAAACGTGCTGCCTTGACGCATGGCGGCTACAACCTGTGCATCAAACATGCGCGGCTGACGCGTCACCATCTCGCGCATCCAGTCGCGGCGGTAATTGTCCATCATTTGCGAGACAGATCGCCTCTGTGGCGACGGATGTTCGATCTTCCACCCTATCCACAGCCATGCGCCCAGCAGCAAGCCGAGGGCGGCGTAATCCAGAGGGGCAAACAAAGCGGCACGTTCGATCCAGGTCATGGGCGTGACACTAAAACTGAACGGAAGAACTTGCCAGATCATGAAATTGGTAATATTATTTTACCAAATTGGAGGACCAGCGATGGAAATGCCCCAACCAAATCCCGATGTTCTTGCCCGCAAGCAAGCCGTTCTGGCGCGCTTGCAGCAGGTTTTGCCCGAAGATGCTGTGATTCACGATCCGGCTGAGACGAGGGCTTATGAATGTGACGCGCTGACCGCCTATCGCTGTCCACCGATGCTGGCTGTTCTTCCGTCATCGACGCAGGAAGTGTCCGAAGTCCTGCGAATCTGCCATGAGGAAGGGGTTCCTGTGGTGCCACGTGGTTCCGGCACGTCGCTGGCGGGTGGGGCCTTGCCTACGGCTGATTGTGTCATTCTGGGTGTCGCGCGAATGAATGACGTTCTGGAAACCGACTATGACAACCGGTTCATCCGCGTCCAGACCGGTCGTACCAATCTGAGCGTGACCGGTGCGGTCGAGGAAGAGGATTTCTTTTATGCGCCCGATCCGTCATCGCAATTGGCCTGTGCCATTGCGGGCAATATCGCGATGAATTCGGGTGGCGCGCATTGCCTTAAATATGGTGTGACCACGAATAACCTGCTGGGCGTGACCATGGTGATGATGGACGGCAGTGTCGTGGAAATCGGCGGCGCGCATCTGGATGCCTCTGGCCTGGACCTGCTGGGTGTTATTTGTGGCTCAGAGGGGCAGCTGGGCGTGGTGACCGAGGCCACGCTGCGCATTCTGCGTAAACCCGAAGGGGCGCGGCCGGCTCTGATGGGGTTCGACGACAATGAGGTCGCGGGCCAATGTGTCTCTGACATTATCAAATCGGGCATTTTGCCAGTAGCGATTGAATTCATGGACACGCTTTGTATCAGAGCCTGTGAAAATTTTGCTCATGCAGGGTATCCCGATTGTACCGCCTTGCTGATTGTCGAGGTCGAGGGCTCGGAGGCCGAGATCGACTATCAGTTGGCGAAGATCATAGAGATCGCCAAGCGCCACAATCCCGTTGAACTGCGTGAAAGCCAGTCGGCAGAGGAAAGCGCGAAGATTTGGCTGGGTCGCAAATCGGCTTTTGGCGCGATGGGGCAAATGAACGATTACATGTGTCTGGACGGCACCATCCCGGTATCCTCCTTGCCCGAGGTTTTGCGCCGGATCGGAGAGTTGAGCGAGGAATACGGCCTGCCCGTGGGCAATGTCTTCCACGCGGGTGACGGTAATATGCACCCCTTGATCCTGTTTGACGCCAACAAACCGGGCGATCTGGAGAAATGCGAAGCGTTTGGGGCAGATATCCTGAAGCTGTGTGTCGATGTAGGCGGATGCCTGACCGGAGAACATGGTGTCGGCATCGAAAAGCGGGATTTGATGGCGCATCAGTATGCGCCAGCTGATCTTGAGGCGCAGATGGCGATTAAAGATGTGTTCGATCCGCAGTGGTTGTTGAATCCCGCGAAGGTGTTCCCCTTGGACGCATCCGAGGCGCGACGCCTTGCGGCGGAATAGGGGCTCTGCCCCAATCGCGCAGGCGCGATTTCCCCGGAGTATTTATGAAAAGATGAAGCACATGAGACCTGAGACGGAAGACGAATTGGCGGACCTGGTGGCCGGGTTGAACGGGCCGGTTCGGATAGCTGGGGGCGGTACACGCGGTGTGACCGGGCCGGGCCTTGAATTGAACGTTTCCGGGCTGAGCGGTATCACCCTTTATGAACCCGGTGCCCTTACACTTGTGGCCAAGGCAGGTACGCCGTTGGCCGAGATTGAGACCGCGCTGGACGCAGAAGGGCAACAACTGGCGTTTGAGCCGATGGACCATCGGGGATTGCTTGCAACTTCGGGTGAACCGACCATCGGTGGTGTTGTAGCGGCAAACGTATCTGGGCCGAGGCGGATACAGGCCGGGGCGTGTCGGGATTTTCTGTTGGGCGTTCGCTTTGTCGACGGGCGCGGTCATGTGGTCAAGAATGGCGGACGGGTGATGAAGAACGTTACCGGTTATGATCTGGTCAAGTTGATGGCCGGGTCATGGGGCACCTTGGGTGTGTTGACCGAGGTTTCGCTGAAAGTGCTGCCCAAGCCAGAGGCCGTTGCGACGCTTGTTTGGGAGGACCGCGGATGGGTCGAGACGTCCAAACTGTTTTGTGACGCGTTGGGATCACCATACGAAGTCAACGGTGCGGCTCGGTTGCCCGAGGGCGGCGGCAAGCCGTCCCGGACGGTGCTGCGGATTGAGGGCTTTGACCAATCGGTCGAGTATCGCATTGCCAAGTTGCAGGAGTTTTTTGCGGAAATGAAGCCGGATCAGGTTGTCACTGATGCGGCCGAAAACACCGCTATTTGGCGCGAAGTGCGTGATATTGAGCCTTTTGCCGACAAACCGGGCAATGTCTGGAAAACTTCGGTCAAACCGACTGACATGAGACGTGTGGTCGGTGACGCTAACCCGAATAGGGTCGTGGATTGGGGTGGGGGTCTGATCTGGACTTTGGCCCCGGAAGGCACTGATCTGCGATCTGAACTGAGTGATGTTGAGGGATATTCGACCCTAGTGCGCGCAGACCCGGACCAGATGCAAATGCTGGGGCGGTTTCAGCC
The genomic region above belongs to Ruegeria sp. HKCCD4315 and contains:
- a CDS encoding FAD-binding protein, with translation MRPETEDELADLVAGLNGPVRIAGGGTRGVTGPGLELNVSGLSGITLYEPGALTLVAKAGTPLAEIETALDAEGQQLAFEPMDHRGLLATSGEPTIGGVVAANVSGPRRIQAGACRDFLLGVRFVDGRGHVVKNGGRVMKNVTGYDLVKLMAGSWGTLGVLTEVSLKVLPKPEAVATLVWEDRGWVETSKLFCDALGSPYEVNGAARLPEGGGKPSRTVLRIEGFDQSVEYRIAKLQEFFAEMKPDQVVTDAAENTAIWREVRDIEPFADKPGNVWKTSVKPTDMRRVVGDANPNRVVDWGGGLIWTLAPEGTDLRSELSDVEGYSTLVRADPDQMQMLGRFQPEKAAVSALTQGIRARFDPRSVFNPGLMG
- a CDS encoding DUF599 domain-containing protein — translated: MTWIERAALFAPLDYAALGLLLGAWLWIGWKIEHPSPQRRSVSQMMDNYRRDWMREMVTRQPRMFDAQVVAAMRQGSTFFASTTMIAIGGGLALLGNTERLAGVASDLAIGSAPALVWEIKILVVVLLLANAFLKYVWAHRLFGYCAVLMASVPNDPEDPQAYPRAAQSAEICVTAARSFNRGLRATYFALASLAWFLGPIALMLSTIITFGVLYRREFASQSRTILISQSPYTET
- a CDS encoding FAD-linked oxidase C-terminal domain-containing protein, whose protein sequence is MEMPQPNPDVLARKQAVLARLQQVLPEDAVIHDPAETRAYECDALTAYRCPPMLAVLPSSTQEVSEVLRICHEEGVPVVPRGSGTSLAGGALPTADCVILGVARMNDVLETDYDNRFIRVQTGRTNLSVTGAVEEEDFFYAPDPSSQLACAIAGNIAMNSGGAHCLKYGVTTNNLLGVTMVMMDGSVVEIGGAHLDASGLDLLGVICGSEGQLGVVTEATLRILRKPEGARPALMGFDDNEVAGQCVSDIIKSGILPVAIEFMDTLCIRACENFAHAGYPDCTALLIVEVEGSEAEIDYQLAKIIEIAKRHNPVELRESQSAEESAKIWLGRKSAFGAMGQMNDYMCLDGTIPVSSLPEVLRRIGELSEEYGLPVGNVFHAGDGNMHPLILFDANKPGDLEKCEAFGADILKLCVDVGGCLTGEHGVGIEKRDLMAHQYAPADLEAQMAIKDVFDPQWLLNPAKVFPLDASEARRLAAE